One window of the Chloroflexota bacterium genome contains the following:
- a CDS encoding alpha/beta hydrolase, with protein sequence MMVKFPKRRFVSRLLIFGLALALLLGVVYIGMIEHHFIYFPLPELEADPSNLGLPFEEVYFVTQDGVKLHSWFVPGEKDLVWLWCHGNAGNIGHRLENLALLHRELGVSIFLFDYRGYGRSEGKPSEKGTYLDAEAALTYLQSREDVDGSRIIYFGRSLGAAVAVELATRQPPAALILESPFPSVPYMARRLYPYLPVWPLLRTRYDSLSKMEQIDVPLLVLHGDRDDIVPLEAGRKLFEAAGGDKLFYTIRGAGHNDTYAVGGQDYFDELRRFIQGLD encoded by the coding sequence ATGATGGTGAAGTTTCCAAAGCGGAGATTCGTTTCCCGGCTACTGATCTTCGGGCTTGCCCTGGCATTGCTGCTGGGGGTAGTTTATATCGGGATGATTGAGCATCATTTCATCTACTTTCCCCTGCCTGAACTGGAAGCGGATCCGTCAAACCTGGGACTGCCGTTTGAGGAGGTATATTTTGTTACACAAGACGGCGTTAAGCTCCACAGCTGGTTCGTGCCGGGGGAGAAAGACCTGGTCTGGCTATGGTGCCACGGGAATGCTGGCAACATCGGTCATCGCCTGGAAAACCTGGCGCTGCTCCATCGGGAGCTGGGTGTCAGCATCTTCCTCTTTGACTACCGTGGCTACGGGCGCAGCGAGGGAAAGCCTTCAGAGAAAGGCACCTATCTGGACGCCGAGGCTGCCCTTACCTACCTGCAATCCCGGGAGGACGTTGACGGTAGCCGGATTATTTACTTCGGTCGGTCGCTTGGAGCGGCCGTGGCTGTCGAACTGGCGACGCGGCAGCCGCCCGCCGCTCTCATACTGGAGTCGCCCTTTCCCTCCGTACCCTACATGGCCCGTCGCCTCTATCCCTACTTGCCGGTGTGGCCCTTGCTCCGCACCCGTTATGACTCTCTATCAAAGATGGAGCAGATAGATGTCCCCCTACTGGTGCTGCATGGGGATAGAGACGATATCGTCCCGCTGGAAGCCGGGCGTAAGCTCTTTGAGGCGGCCGGAGGCGATAAGTTGTTCTATACGATACGCGGCGCCGGGCACAATGACACTTACGCGGTGGGCGGTCAGGACTATTTCGACGAATTGCGCCGCTTTATCCAAGGACTGGACTAA